In Aquiflexum balticum DSM 16537, a single genomic region encodes these proteins:
- a CDS encoding glycosyltransferase family 2 protein, whose amino-acid sequence MGDKIFVVVVTYNGQKWIKQCLESVKKIDVPFEVVIVDNLSSDQTIRIIKEDFPEYTLLALDSNLGFGKANNLGIQKALDSGATYIFLLNQDAYFFEGSLQKVLNGTARIENLGIISPIHFANEDGVLDFQFKNYVQDYFGSDFLIDFEKKELKNFYHSQFINAAAWLIPSAVIRKVGLFHPVFDHYGEDEEYVNRIKHQGLQVYISSEFSIIHDRPQSRGQSIFFLPQKILTRKLLIDKLKGKKNGAIKVFIQYLRLALKSIKRKDSSNFADCIKEYFNFLKKKRSLG is encoded by the coding sequence ATGGGGGATAAGATTTTTGTAGTTGTCGTCACCTATAATGGCCAAAAGTGGATCAAACAATGTCTGGAAAGTGTAAAAAAGATTGATGTTCCTTTTGAAGTTGTCATTGTTGATAATCTTTCCTCAGATCAAACTATAAGAATTATTAAGGAAGATTTTCCGGAATACACCTTATTGGCTTTGGATTCAAATCTGGGTTTCGGAAAAGCGAATAATTTAGGAATTCAAAAAGCTTTAGATAGTGGGGCAACCTATATTTTTCTATTGAATCAGGACGCTTATTTTTTTGAGGGTTCTTTACAAAAAGTTCTCAATGGAACTGCAAGGATTGAAAATTTAGGAATCATTTCGCCTATTCACTTTGCCAATGAAGATGGTGTCTTGGACTTTCAATTCAAGAATTATGTTCAAGATTATTTTGGTTCGGATTTCTTGATTGATTTTGAAAAGAAAGAATTGAAAAATTTCTACCATTCGCAATTTATCAATGCCGCAGCCTGGTTAATTCCCTCGGCTGTAATTAGAAAAGTGGGCTTGTTCCATCCTGTCTTCGATCATTATGGGGAAGACGAGGAATATGTTAATCGGATTAAACATCAGGGACTTCAAGTCTATATCAGTTCAGAATTTTCAATCATCCATGACAGGCCTCAAAGTAGGGGGCAGTCAATTTTTTTTTTACCACAAAAAATCCTTACCCGGAAGCTTTTGATTGATAAATTAAAAGGTAAAAAGAATGGAGCAATTAAGGTCTTTATTCAATATTTGCGACTAGCCTTAAAATCCATAAAGAGAAAAGATTCCTCCAATTTTGCAGATTGTATTAAAGAGTATTTTAATTTTTTGAAAAAGAAAAGAAGTCTTGGATAA
- a CDS encoding glycosyltransferase family protein, translating to MIFDADGLPLEERVDFSGLKASSSQYTFLKREERKIINMADHVITRSKKSVDIHLGAIGVKFAPKFHVVSNGRDESMFYFDAKNRDQVRAELGLGKNDILWVYTGTLGKPYLVEEMLALFETFLSRGNQGKFLILTRNPDYLKDRVSPESESHLIVRAGAFADVPRFLMAADLGMSLRSPAPSLAGLAPIKLGEYLLCGLPVLVSREVGDTEELLEDKNFCCFYEKGKEAEFLAWFENLGPIHPETIHKFGLAHFGLKSSIAQYLKVLDFGGEG from the coding sequence GTGATTTTTGATGCAGATGGGTTGCCTTTGGAAGAAAGGGTGGACTTTTCAGGGCTGAAAGCCAGTTCCAGCCAATACACCTTTCTGAAGCGGGAGGAACGCAAGATCATCAATATGGCAGACCATGTGATAACCCGATCCAAAAAGTCCGTGGATATTCATTTGGGGGCTATTGGAGTAAAATTTGCCCCTAAATTCCATGTAGTCAGCAACGGGCGGGATGAGTCCATGTTTTATTTTGATGCCAAAAACAGGGATCAGGTCAGGGCTGAATTGGGATTGGGGAAAAATGACATCCTGTGGGTTTATACCGGTACTTTGGGAAAACCATACTTGGTAGAGGAAATGCTGGCGCTATTTGAAACTTTTCTATCCAGGGGGAACCAAGGTAAATTTTTGATTCTTACCCGAAATCCTGACTATCTGAAAGATAGGGTTTCACCTGAATCCGAATCTCACCTGATTGTCAGGGCAGGAGCATTTGCTGATGTTCCAAGGTTCTTGATGGCCGCGGATTTGGGAATGAGTTTGCGGAGTCCGGCACCGAGTTTGGCCGGATTGGCGCCCATTAAATTGGGGGAATATTTACTTTGTGGGTTGCCAGTTTTGGTTTCCCGGGAGGTGGGAGATACAGAGGAGTTGCTGGAAGACAAGAACTTTTGCTGCTTCTATGAAAAGGGAAAGGAGGCGGAATTTTTGGCATGGTTTGAAAATTTAGGACCGATCCATCCTGAAACGATTCATAAATTTGGCCTGGCCCACTTTGGGCTTAAATCAAGCATTGCCCAATATTTAAAGGTTTTGGATTTTGGGGGAGAGGGGTGA
- a CDS encoding glycosyltransferase family 2 protein, translating to MDSAPLLSICCITFNHFNYIRSALGGFINQDVDFPVEILIHDDCSTDGTRKIIWEFGEKYPDKVFPVLQSENQYSKIGPQRMASNFLQQAKGKYIALCEGDDYWTDPLKLRRQVSFLEENPDFSVCFHGCQVLEKGILKDDYITANRLDRGKSVYDTYDLAKGNFVHTPSIVFRNTPKIYQEEMFLRSEVGDYMLLLLLSLEGKIKRLDENMAVYRVHGDGVWSNINEKIKKDKIIAYLRLLEKHFKHPSVNIIASRLKYEIYGRMKSNLKSMRLIDFMTDFFLFIRLRLKYGG from the coding sequence ATGGATAGTGCACCTTTACTGAGTATCTGCTGTATTACCTTCAATCATTTTAATTATATAAGATCGGCTTTAGGAGGGTTTATCAATCAAGATGTTGACTTTCCTGTAGAGATTCTTATCCACGATGATTGTTCCACTGATGGTACCAGAAAGATTATTTGGGAATTTGGAGAAAAATATCCAGATAAAGTATTTCCGGTTTTGCAGTCAGAAAACCAATACTCTAAAATAGGGCCTCAGCGAATGGCTTCAAATTTTTTACAGCAGGCCAAAGGAAAATATATAGCATTGTGTGAAGGGGATGATTATTGGACAGACCCGTTGAAATTGAGGAGGCAAGTATCATTCTTGGAAGAAAATCCTGATTTTTCAGTTTGTTTTCATGGATGTCAGGTTTTGGAAAAGGGGATTCTTAAGGATGATTATATTACAGCCAACCGATTAGACAGAGGCAAATCAGTATATGATACTTATGATTTGGCTAAAGGAAACTTTGTTCACACCCCATCAATAGTCTTTAGGAATACTCCAAAAATATATCAGGAGGAGATGTTTTTGAGATCAGAGGTGGGAGATTATATGTTGCTGCTGCTGCTTTCTTTGGAAGGAAAAATAAAAAGACTGGATGAAAATATGGCAGTTTATAGAGTCCATGGTGATGGCGTATGGTCCAATATAAATGAAAAAATAAAGAAGGATAAAATCATTGCTTATTTGAGGTTATTGGAAAAACATTTCAAACATCCATCAGTCAATATCATAGCCTCCCGATTAAAATATGAGATCTATGGAAGAATGAAGTCCAATCTCAAATCCATGAGGTTAATTGATTTTATGACAGATTTCTTCCTGTTTATTAGACTTAGATTGAAGTATGGGGGATAA
- a CDS encoding glycosyltransferase, translating to MKIVRIVSELDFGGVEKVLDNTIPEINKIADVTIIVLGKGGRVAENLSKSGVKVIVLGKSPRIPNFSIFYELRKLINQIKPDVIHCQGSEANFHGILIGNLIKTPMIIGEEIGLPNHHSYWKWIFKYVYSKAHFVIAISESVSSYIVRLGEVPSEKIKVLYNPVGGQITGNSEENVSTQGIDSNQSSQFKFIYTGRLVKIKNLERLISAFSLLYKSNSSFDFKLWIVGEGPEKESLVELCEHLQIKDQVIFWGYQEDVFSFLRKADVFVLPSYTEGSSVSLIEAMKVGLPSIVTKNGGTSEVIGGSGSGVLIDPNNEEEIFHAMNRMADLSASERLQLGEKAKNEIKRFSVEAYLEQLMKIYQNDQD from the coding sequence TTGAAAATAGTTCGGATAGTTTCAGAGCTTGATTTTGGTGGGGTTGAAAAAGTTTTGGATAACACCATACCTGAGATTAACAAGATTGCGGATGTAACCATTATCGTACTTGGAAAAGGAGGACGTGTAGCTGAAAATTTATCAAAATCCGGAGTAAAGGTCATTGTTTTGGGCAAGTCTCCTAGAATTCCCAATTTTTCAATATTTTATGAATTGAGGAAATTGATAAACCAAATTAAACCTGATGTAATCCATTGCCAAGGAAGTGAAGCAAATTTTCATGGGATATTGATTGGAAACCTGATTAAAACACCAATGATCATAGGTGAAGAAATAGGCTTACCAAACCACCATAGTTATTGGAAGTGGATCTTTAAATATGTTTACTCCAAAGCCCATTTTGTCATTGCAATTTCAGAATCAGTCTCAAGCTATATCGTTCGATTAGGAGAAGTTCCTTCAGAAAAAATCAAGGTATTGTATAATCCTGTTGGAGGTCAAATTACAGGAAACTCAGAAGAAAATGTTTCCACACAAGGAATTGATTCAAACCAAAGCAGTCAATTCAAATTCATTTATACAGGAAGATTAGTTAAGATAAAAAATCTTGAGCGTCTTATCAGTGCTTTTTCTTTACTTTATAAATCAAATAGCTCCTTTGATTTTAAGTTATGGATTGTGGGTGAAGGTCCGGAGAAGGAAAGTCTTGTTGAATTATGCGAACATTTACAGATTAAAGACCAGGTCATTTTTTGGGGATATCAAGAAGATGTGTTTTCTTTTTTAAGGAAAGCGGATGTATTTGTTTTGCCTTCCTATACCGAAGGATCCTCAGTATCACTGATTGAAGCCATGAAAGTTGGATTACCATCAATTGTCACAAAAAATGGAGGAACCTCAGAAGTAATTGGAGGGAGTGGAAGTGGGGTTTTAATTGATCCGAATAATGAAGAGGAAATATTCCATGCAATGAATAGAATGGCAGATTTGTCAGCTTCCGAAAGACTCCAACTTGGTGAAAAAGCAAAAAATGAGATCAAAAGGTTTTCGGTTGAAGCTTATCTTGAGCAATTAATGAAGATTTACCAAAACGATCAAGATTAA
- a CDS encoding glycosyltransferase family 2 protein, protein MFSVIIPLFNKSKYIKRAIDSVLEQKFQEFEIIVINDGSTDGGENEVLRYFANKVKLLSQPNRGVSSARNEGIKNATFDYLAFLDADDYWHPDYLSAVRQVLIENPTVGIIGTKYDSIKLEDGKSIKYHHLTNYFKIAPINIMFFTSGTVLKKEFFDKNPGFDERLKLGEDVDVWLRSSLYYGDGIYISNKLVFYGQDDSQRATQKQYLIEETVFSKLIEENYFENSAESSKVSKKDFNKFISKYLYFNLFNFYTLKENIQRINRILIQIPNNFFLMSFPYKFPDSVLKKIFDSDWIKFHFRNYLKFCVRYIYKN, encoded by the coding sequence TTGTTTAGTGTAATAATTCCCTTATTTAATAAATCCAAATACATAAAAAGAGCTATTGATTCTGTATTGGAACAAAAGTTTCAGGAATTTGAAATTATAGTGATTAATGATGGGTCTACCGATGGGGGTGAAAATGAAGTTCTTAGATATTTTGCCAATAAGGTCAAATTATTAAGTCAGCCTAACAGGGGAGTTTCTTCGGCAAGGAACGAAGGAATAAAAAATGCAACTTTTGATTACCTGGCATTCTTGGATGCAGATGACTATTGGCATCCAGATTATCTATCGGCAGTAAGGCAAGTATTGATTGAAAATCCAACCGTTGGTATTATCGGGACAAAATATGATTCTATAAAACTTGAAGATGGGAAATCAATTAAATACCACCATCTCACAAACTATTTTAAGATAGCCCCAATCAATATTATGTTTTTTACCTCAGGTACTGTTCTGAAAAAAGAGTTTTTCGACAAAAACCCAGGGTTCGATGAAAGGTTAAAGTTGGGGGAAGATGTGGATGTTTGGTTGAGGTCCTCGCTTTATTATGGAGATGGAATATATATATCAAATAAATTAGTATTTTATGGTCAAGATGATTCCCAAAGAGCTACCCAAAAACAGTATTTAATTGAGGAAACTGTTTTCAGTAAACTCATAGAAGAGAATTATTTTGAAAATTCGGCTGAATCCTCAAAAGTTTCAAAAAAGGATTTCAACAAGTTTATATCAAAGTATTTATACTTTAACTTATTTAATTTTTATACACTAAAGGAGAACATCCAGAGAATAAACCGGATTTTAATTCAGATTCCCAACAATTTTTTTCTAATGAGCTTTCCCTATAAATTCCCTGATAGTGTATTGAAGAAAATCTTTGATTCTGATTGGATTAAATTTCACTTCCGAAATTACTTGAAGTTTTGTGTGAGATATATTTATAAAAATTGA
- a CDS encoding DDE-type integrase/transposase/recombinase: MVPLLMSLRGSLSVHGIPMERFYSYVGISRQGFSKAAQRYKEECRMVGEFAVLVKSYRLEKDRRAGSRSVFHNLGIKSGYGIGTNKFERLMSSNGLVLPALNTRIVTTKSSMQSWNYPNLLNGLTINDINMAVVGDLTYINICGRRYFLFCLTDIYSARIVGSGFGESMRAEDAKSAQDQWVGLRGKENLMDCIHHTDGGTQYFSALYLGGLNKLGVRVSCAKNCLMNGYAEQRNGLIKHHLVPTIKAWEKAGLKREFERIIHVYNYERKQEGLGWLSPVEFEKKISGLSEKPGHTLYDFGQNKNGF; the protein is encoded by the coding sequence ATGGTCCCGTTGCTGATGTCGCTCAGGGGAAGTCTGTCAGTGCATGGGATTCCAATGGAAAGATTCTACAGCTATGTCGGCATAAGCCGGCAGGGTTTTTCGAAGGCCGCCCAGCGGTACAAGGAGGAGTGCCGGATGGTTGGGGAGTTTGCCGTACTGGTAAAGTCTTACAGACTGGAGAAAGATAGAAGGGCGGGTTCGAGATCTGTTTTCCACAACCTTGGGATCAAATCCGGGTATGGCATCGGGACAAACAAATTCGAGCGTCTCATGTCGTCAAATGGACTGGTGCTTCCGGCGCTGAACACGAGGATTGTCACCACAAAGTCTTCAATGCAGAGCTGGAACTATCCCAATCTGCTCAATGGACTGACTATCAACGATATAAATATGGCCGTGGTAGGTGATCTGACTTATATCAATATCTGTGGGAGGCGCTATTTTCTTTTCTGCCTGACCGATATTTACAGCGCAAGGATAGTCGGTTCCGGTTTTGGGGAAAGTATGAGGGCAGAGGATGCGAAATCCGCACAGGACCAATGGGTCGGACTCAGAGGGAAGGAGAACCTGATGGACTGCATCCACCACACAGATGGCGGGACCCAATATTTCTCGGCCCTCTACCTCGGAGGCCTAAATAAACTGGGAGTCCGCGTAAGCTGTGCAAAAAACTGTCTGATGAACGGATATGCCGAGCAGAGGAACGGACTGATCAAACACCATCTGGTGCCTACCATAAAGGCATGGGAAAAAGCAGGTCTGAAAAGAGAATTCGAAAGGATCATACATGTTTACAACTATGAGAGAAAACAGGAAGGCCTGGGGTGGCTCAGTCCTGTGGAGTTCGAGAAAAAGATTTCGGGCTTGTCTGAAAAACCCGGTCACACCCTATATGATTTCGGTCAAAATAAAAATGGGTTTTAG
- a CDS encoding glycosyltransferase family 4 protein yields the protein MRTRLFIVVNFLGSKTETFIRDQINYFYAVQPKSTKVLSRGKLDSFIPGNDIFIGFPNSYQVRLKYLLKNIFFFRVEDLFKVVNSIGFVRYYLNLELFYHILFFRKNNLDTQVQTVMCHFGNNGVLYERLKFFNVFSKEVKIFCQFHGLDVNPKKYSKQFYRRLFKNGDGFFCGSQFMKEQVINLGCPGSKISVIPCGIDPWQISEKKYLQDDRINLILVGRLIPLKGIHRSVELAKLLIENNFHKFHFTIVGNGALFEGLLKSISDLELKKYFTVLGEQEHGQVKELMGNSDVFLYLGTADASGRREGQGVSLLEAQVSYLPVLTTDSGGVKEMVLHEKTGFVFEENDLKSIAEKIKWLYHDVELLKKLGQNGRDFVINNFDQKVLFKKLESKILEPKFSD from the coding sequence ATGAGGACAAGACTTTTTATTGTTGTTAATTTTTTGGGAAGTAAAACAGAAACCTTTATTAGGGATCAGATAAACTATTTTTATGCGGTTCAGCCAAAATCTACTAAAGTGTTATCTCGCGGGAAATTGGATTCATTTATACCTGGAAATGATATTTTCATTGGGTTTCCAAACAGCTACCAAGTGAGGCTTAAGTATTTATTAAAAAACATCTTTTTTTTCAGGGTTGAGGATTTATTCAAAGTTGTCAACTCAATTGGGTTTGTTAGGTATTACCTTAATTTGGAGTTGTTTTACCATATTCTCTTTTTCAGAAAAAACAATCTTGATACCCAAGTACAAACAGTGATGTGCCATTTTGGTAATAATGGAGTGCTGTATGAAAGGTTAAAATTTTTCAATGTTTTTTCAAAAGAGGTAAAGATTTTTTGCCAGTTTCATGGATTGGATGTGAATCCTAAAAAGTATTCCAAACAATTTTATAGAAGACTATTTAAAAATGGAGATGGTTTTTTTTGTGGATCTCAATTTATGAAAGAGCAGGTCATCAATCTAGGGTGCCCCGGTTCAAAAATAAGTGTTATTCCATGTGGCATTGATCCTTGGCAAATTTCAGAAAAAAAGTATTTACAAGATGATCGGATCAATTTGATATTGGTAGGAAGATTGATTCCATTGAAAGGTATTCACCGATCGGTTGAGCTTGCCAAACTTTTAATTGAAAATAATTTTCACAAGTTTCACTTTACCATAGTTGGAAATGGGGCCTTATTTGAAGGTTTATTGAAATCAATTTCTGACTTGGAATTGAAAAAGTATTTCACTGTTTTGGGAGAACAGGAACATGGGCAGGTGAAGGAATTGATGGGCAATTCTGATGTCTTTCTGTATTTGGGAACTGCAGACGCAAGTGGTAGAAGAGAAGGGCAAGGTGTTTCACTTTTAGAAGCTCAGGTATCTTATTTACCGGTATTGACTACAGACTCGGGTGGTGTAAAGGAAATGGTCCTCCATGAAAAAACCGGATTTGTATTTGAGGAAAATGACTTAAAATCAATAGCTGAGAAAATTAAATGGCTTTACCATGATGTTGAGCTTTTAAAAAAATTAGGACAAAATGGGAGGGATTTTGTGATAAATAATTTTGATCAAAAAGTTTTGTTCAAAAAACTTGAATCAAAAATTTTGGAGCCGAAATTTTCGGATTGA
- a CDS encoding glycosyltransferase family 4 protein — MKKILFLPKYPRMGASSRLRTYQFLPLWEEAGYGVRVASFFNEEYLKDVYRRRRPGIWNVLGCYLNRFWVLMGAWRYDLVWVEKELFPYLPAWAEWILAHLGPGYVVDYDDAVFHRYDTQGNFLVRNLLGRKIDRVMARARMVFAGNEYLAKRAEESGARSVILLPTVIDPTRYRKKEAKESGKVWIGWIGSPSTLKYVKAIKQELEEVCREANAGLLLVNGHDGFSFQGDLKMIPWSETGEVAAILQMDIGIMPLPDDEWERGKCAYKLIQYMACGLPVVASPVGMNVEVVRNGENGFLAAGSAEWKEALLTLVRDAGMRKRLGEKGFELVQERFTLRGNFEVMRGRKG; from the coding sequence ATGAAAAAAATCCTTTTTCTTCCCAAGTATCCGCGCATGGGTGCAAGTAGTAGGTTGAGGACCTATCAGTTTTTACCCTTGTGGGAAGAAGCGGGGTATGGGGTGCGGGTAGCTTCTTTTTTTAATGAGGAGTATTTGAAGGATGTATATAGGCGGCGTAGGCCCGGAATATGGAATGTATTGGGCTGTTATCTGAACAGGTTTTGGGTGTTGATGGGGGCTTGGCGGTATGATTTGGTATGGGTGGAAAAGGAGTTGTTTCCTTACTTGCCGGCCTGGGCGGAATGGATATTGGCGCATTTGGGACCGGGGTATGTGGTGGATTATGATGATGCGGTATTTCACCGCTATGATACACAGGGGAATTTTTTGGTCAGGAATTTATTGGGGAGAAAGATAGACAGGGTAATGGCAAGAGCGAGGATGGTATTTGCGGGGAATGAATATTTGGCAAAAAGGGCCGAGGAATCCGGGGCAAGGTCGGTTATTTTGTTGCCCACAGTGATAGACCCCACCCGATATAGAAAAAAGGAGGCGAAAGAATCCGGTAAGGTTTGGATAGGTTGGATAGGTTCTCCCTCGACCTTGAAATATGTGAAAGCCATCAAGCAGGAATTGGAAGAAGTTTGCCGGGAAGCCAATGCCGGATTGTTATTGGTCAATGGGCATGATGGTTTTTCCTTTCAGGGGGATTTGAAGATGATACCCTGGTCAGAGACTGGGGAGGTGGCGGCCATTTTGCAGATGGATATCGGCATTATGCCTTTGCCCGACGATGAATGGGAGCGGGGCAAATGTGCCTATAAATTGATTCAATATATGGCCTGTGGACTGCCTGTGGTGGCATCGCCTGTAGGGATGAATGTGGAGGTAGTGAGGAATGGGGAAAATGGTTTTTTGGCTGCTGGTTCAGCCGAATGGAAGGAGGCCTTATTGACCCTGGTACGTGATGCAGGCATGCGGAAGCGTTTGGGAGAAAAGGGGTTTGAGTTGGTTCAGGAGCGGTTTACGTTGAGGGGGAATTTTGAGGTGATGAGGGGGAGGAAAGGATGA
- a CDS encoding transposase, whose protein sequence is MTIDERRRRRFSEEFRKEQVCLIESGRVSIIEVSRLHEVKVESVKRWLVRFGKKKLPEKIIVTTGRDIDRLRELEKENRRLLELIGRQQVELVYQKELIILAEEKLGENFKKK, encoded by the coding sequence ATGACAATAGATGAGAGGCGGAGAAGGCGTTTCAGCGAAGAATTCCGTAAAGAACAAGTCTGTCTGATCGAGAGTGGCCGGGTCTCAATAATTGAGGTAAGTAGGCTGCATGAGGTCAAGGTGGAGAGTGTGAAAAGATGGTTGGTCCGTTTCGGTAAGAAGAAGCTTCCAGAGAAGATAATTGTGACTACTGGCAGGGACATTGACAGACTGCGTGAACTTGAGAAGGAAAACCGCAGGTTGCTTGAGCTTATCGGCAGACAGCAAGTTGAACTTGTCTACCAGAAGGAACTGATCATTCTGGCCGAGGAAAAACTTGGAGAAAATTTCAAAAAAAAGTAA
- a CDS encoding glycosyltransferase family 2 protein, whose protein sequence is MVKDYLVSVIIPCYNAEKFIGETIESVLDQTWAKIEIIVVDDQSTDNSFSIIETLSSQYPNIIRVLKQEKKGASAARNLGFQESKGEYIQYLDSDDILEKNKIKNQIEALKDCDSNTVVFGKWTHFSDSILDVNFEHRPNYKSSESGLEWLLDNWSNGQMMANCSWLASRELILKAGDWKEDLLMNQDGEFFCRVLLKSGKVIFEPEAKVFYRLPNSQNVSRQKSFGAYKSMLGSYLSYQSNILEVENSNRTRTVLKKLFLKFIYDVYPLYPELITNAKDNISKLNVKDEVFIGGPKFQSISKLIGFYNAIKLKRFLS, encoded by the coding sequence ATGGTGAAGGACTATTTGGTTTCAGTAATTATCCCTTGCTATAATGCGGAAAAATTCATTGGTGAAACCATTGAATCAGTTTTAGATCAGACCTGGGCAAAAATTGAAATAATCGTTGTAGATGATCAATCTACTGATAACAGTTTTTCAATTATTGAAACTTTAAGCAGTCAGTATCCAAACATAATCAGAGTTTTAAAGCAGGAGAAAAAAGGAGCCTCTGCGGCAAGAAATCTGGGTTTTCAGGAATCAAAAGGGGAATATATTCAATACTTGGATTCGGATGATATATTGGAAAAAAATAAAATTAAAAACCAAATAGAGGCATTAAAAGATTGTGATTCAAATACAGTTGTTTTTGGGAAGTGGACCCATTTTTCTGATAGTATTCTAGATGTCAATTTTGAGCATAGACCCAATTACAAATCTTCTGAATCAGGGTTGGAATGGCTCTTAGATAATTGGAGTAATGGTCAGATGATGGCAAACTGCTCTTGGCTTGCATCACGGGAGTTGATTCTAAAGGCAGGTGATTGGAAGGAGGATTTATTAATGAATCAAGATGGTGAGTTTTTTTGCAGGGTATTATTAAAATCAGGCAAAGTGATATTTGAACCTGAAGCAAAAGTTTTTTATCGTTTACCAAATTCCCAAAACGTAAGCCGACAAAAATCTTTCGGAGCATATAAGTCAATGCTTGGAAGTTATCTCAGTTATCAATCCAATATATTGGAGGTAGAGAATAGCAATAGAACAAGAACTGTTTTGAAAAAATTGTTTTTGAAATTTATCTATGATGTGTATCCGCTATATCCGGAATTGATTACCAATGCAAAGGATAATATCTCAAAACTCAATGTAAAAGATGAGGTGTTCATTGGAGGACCAAAATTTCAATCAATCAGTAAATTGATTGGCTTTTATAATGCCATTAAGCTTAAAAGATTTTTGAGTTAA
- a CDS encoding glycosyltransferase family 4 protein encodes MKIRILHCIETISSGGVERRRMFLSEYLDKDKYELKIICTWAGGPIADKLRELGVELIVVGSFKHPFEWQKHRDVLNVIKRFRPHIIHGAIFEGMTMAAIGGSIGHVPIIILEETSEPTTRSKKAIYLQRIFVMLSDKIIGISPAVCDFLIKKVKISEKKVLLINNGVPIPPRGNEKDSKSLKEKYGISEGDFIIGSVGRVFNDVKRFSDILESVKIINSPKIKFLLLGKGPDLEMLEDIAKKMGIEKQFISVGYHHDPNPFFNIMDVFCLPSAHEGFGLAAVEAMLHELPVIATKVGGLKNIVLDEVTGFLIPPQRPKLLAEKILDLLHDPLKRKKLGQSGYLRAKENYTSERYCKELEDLYLSELGKKG; translated from the coding sequence ATGAAAATCCGGATTCTACACTGTATTGAAACGATTTCATCAGGAGGAGTTGAGAGGAGGAGAATGTTTTTGTCAGAGTACTTGGACAAGGATAAATATGAATTAAAAATAATCTGTACTTGGGCAGGAGGCCCTATTGCTGATAAATTAAGAGAGTTGGGTGTTGAATTGATTGTAGTTGGTTCATTTAAACATCCTTTTGAATGGCAAAAACATAGAGATGTTTTGAATGTCATTAAGAGGTTCAGGCCACATATTATTCATGGAGCTATTTTTGAAGGAATGACCATGGCTGCAATAGGTGGGTCAATTGGTCATGTTCCGATTATTATATTGGAGGAAACTTCTGAACCGACTACGAGATCCAAGAAAGCGATATATCTTCAAAGAATTTTTGTAATGTTATCAGATAAGATAATCGGTATTTCTCCAGCAGTCTGCGATTTTCTGATCAAGAAAGTGAAAATATCCGAAAAAAAGGTTTTGTTGATAAACAATGGAGTGCCAATACCACCAAGAGGTAATGAGAAGGATTCAAAAAGCTTGAAGGAAAAATATGGGATTTCAGAAGGTGATTTTATCATTGGTTCAGTAGGAAGAGTGTTTAATGATGTCAAAAGATTTTCAGATATTTTAGAGTCGGTTAAAATAATTAATTCTCCTAAAATTAAATTTTTGCTACTTGGAAAAGGGCCTGATTTGGAGATGTTGGAGGACATTGCCAAAAAGATGGGAATTGAAAAACAATTTATATCAGTAGGCTATCATCATGATCCAAATCCATTTTTTAACATCATGGATGTTTTTTGCTTGCCATCCGCGCATGAAGGATTTGGCTTAGCAGCTGTGGAGGCCATGCTACATGAATTGCCGGTTATTGCAACAAAGGTTGGCGGTCTTAAAAATATTGTGTTGGATGAAGTAACAGGTTTTCTAATTCCTCCTCAAAGGCCCAAATTATTGGCGGAAAAGATACTAGATTTGTTGCATGATCCTTTGAAGCGAAAAAAATTAGGTCAATCAGGATATTTAAGGGCAAAGGAGAATTACACTTCTGAAAGATATTGTAAGGAATTAGAAGATTTATATTTGTCAGAGCTTGGAAAAAAAGGTTAA